ACCCGTTCGTTCTCTATTACAACCAGATCGTCGGTTCGCTGATGAAGGTCTACGCGATGTTCCACATGGACCAGCAACGCTGGACGCGGCAGAAGACCACCCTGGCCACCGGCAGCGTCGACTTCGACGCCAGCCTCAACCGCTGGTCCTCGAAGGCGATGCTGTGCGCGTCTGTCGCCCTGTTCTTCGGGGTCATCACCGTTCTCCTGGAACTCTCGCACCGTTAAGGAAAGGCGCCTGCACATGAGTACTTCGAACACCCCAACGGCCACTATCGTCCACGAGGCCATCGACGAGCGGCAGTACGTGCGCACCCGGATGAACGCCCGCGTGCGCCTGTCCACGAAAGGCCGCGAGCCCTTCGCGGCGGATCTGCAGGATATCTCCCTGGGCGGTATCGGCCTGTTGCACGAGGCACCGCTGACCGTGGGCGCGCTGTACGACGCATCGATCCAGTTGCGCCTGAACCAGGTCGACCTGGCCATCGACGCCAAGGTGCGCATCGTCTCCCAGCGCGGCCAGGAGGTCGGCGCCCAGTTCGTCGACCTCGACGCACAGAAGCGCGACATCCTGCGCTACCTGATCAGCGCCTACCTGTCGGGCGAGGTCGCCGACATCGATGGCCTGTTCAACGTGATGCAGCGCGAGAACTACATCAAGGCGCGCAAGCACCAGCAGGCCAGCGCGCGCACCCCGGGCGAGCGCCTGAAGGCCGTGGCTGGTACGGCGCTGTACACCGCGGCGGGCCTGGCAGCGCTGGGCTTCGTCGCCTACAAGAGCTATTTGCTGTTCTTCCGTATCCCGGCGGTCCAGGCCACGGTGGCGGCCAACGCCCAGGTGATCAGCATGCCGGACAACGGCTACGTGAAGTACCTGCTGCCGGCCGGCGCCACCGAGGTGCGGGCCGGCCAGCCGCTGGCGAACATCTCCACCCAGCTGGCCACCAGTTTCACCAGCCCGGCAGACATGAAGGCCCTGGCCGACCTCGCGCCCGGCGACCTGCAGGCGCTGCTGGGGCGCGCCAGCATCGAGACGGTGATCAACAGCCCGTGCGACTGCCAGGTCTGGTATCCGTCGCAACCGCTGGATGGCTTCGGCTACAAGGCCGCGCCGATGCTGCACCTGCTGCCGAAACACGAGGGCCTGTTCGTGCGCGCCAACGTGCCGTTCGACAAGCTCGCCGATGTGAGCCGCGTGCGCTCGGTGGACATGCAGGTATTCGGCCTCGACCAGCACTTCAGCGGCACGCTGGTGGATGCCCGCTCCGACGAGGTCAACCGCAACCTGGCCCTGACCATCCAGCCAGACAGCCCGCTGCCGGCGGCGGCCTACCAGAAGGCGGTGGCGGTCGACCTGTACCTGGGCCTGCCGTTCGGCAGCGGCAACTGAGGGCAGGCCATGAACGCCAAGAACACGCCGCGCCTGCTGCTGGCCGGCCTGGGCCTGATCTGGGCCGGCAGCGCCTGCGCAGGGCAGAGCCTGGAGCAGATCCGCTACGCGCTGTACAAGGACCCGGCGGCCGATGTCGTGGCCGACCTGCGTCAGCTCGCCGACCGTGGCGACCTGGCCTCCAAGCAGTTGCTTGGCGATGTGCTGGCCAACAGCGACGGCGCCAACCGTCAGGAGATCGTGCGCCTGTACCAGGAAGCCTTCGCCGACGGCCATGGCCAGATCCCGGCGCTCGCCTCGCTGGCGCGCTTGCTCGACCGTACTGCGCGCCTGCAGCGCAGCCACGAGGCGTGGGTGCGCCAAGCTCTGACCCGCTTCCCCAACGGTCTCGACCCGCGCAGTACAAGTACCAGCCTGGAGGTGTTCCTGGTCTACCCGCAGCAGTTCCCCGGCGAACGCGCCGCCGAACTGCTGGCGCTGTACGAGCAGAGCTGCCTGCTCAATTGCCGTGCCGAGCTGTACCGCGCCGTGGTCGCCGAACGCCAGGGCGAACGCGCCGAAGCCGAACGCTGGTACCGCAAGGCCGCGCGCATCGACCCACGCGGCGTCGAGCGCTACTACCGCTTCCTGGGCGAGCGCCAGGACACAGCCTTTCTGGACTTCGCCCGCAGCCTGGAGCCCGAAATGGCCGGTTTGCCGGTGGAGGTCGTGCACCGCATCGGCGCGCTGCTGGACAACATCCACGGCGTGTTCCGTGGCGAACTGGAGGCCGAGCGCGAACAACGCCAGGGCAGCGCCATGGGCCCCAAGGTCGAGCCGACACCTGAACAACTGGCCCGCGACAAGGCCAACGAAAAGCTGCGCGCCGACGGTATCGCCGAAGCCCAGCGCTGGCTGGACCATGCGGTCGCCCGTGGCTACCTGCCGGCGCTGGTGTCCAAGGCCAACTTCATGATCTCCAACCCCACCGAGCACAACGCCGAAGAAACCCAGGCGCTGATCGCCCAGGTGCGGGCCAAGGAGCCGACCCGGGCCAAGGCGCTGGAGGCGGCGTTCTACATGGTCAACAACTGGCTGACCCTCGACCCGGAAAAAGCCCAGGTGCTGATCGACGAACTGATCGCCGCCCGCTACCCCGACGCCCAGTTGCTGCTGGGTGACCTGTACAGCAAGGGCGGCCTCGACCAGCCCGACCAGCAACGCGCCATCGCCGTCTGGCAGGCCCAGGCCGAACAGGGCGCCACCGCCGCCTGGTACCGCATGGCCACCGTGTACCTGCGCGGCCGTGCGATCTGCCACGACCCGGTCAAAGCCTACACCTACGCGCGCATCGCCCTGGACCTGGGCGAGACCCGCGCCCGTGGCCTGCTCAAACGGCTGGACAAGACCCTGCCCAAGGATGATATCGAGCGCGCCCTGGCCGCACGCAACGATCTGTTGAAGGAAGCCCCCCTGTGAAAGCGCACCACCCCCTGCTCGGCGCCCTGCTCGCCCTGGCACCGTTGCCAACGGCCCTGGCGCTCGAGGAAGTCACCGGCCCCGAAGCCGACAGCAGCGCACCCGTGCGCGTGGCCAGCGCCGACGAACCAGCGATCACTTCGGAAGTCTTCAACAAGTTCACCGTGCAGGCCGGCTATGGCCCGCAGGACTCGCAGGTCGGGCGTGATCGCGAGACCTTCTACAGCCTGCGCTACGAGCCATCGTTCGCCTGGTACTCGCCGGAAAAACGCTGGGCCAGGTGGATGGTCTATGGCCGCCTGTGGCTGAACTACGACTCCAGCCAGTCGAGCAACCTGGCCAACGAATCGACCAACAACAACGAACGCGAGCAGCCTGAAGGCTGGTACGCCGAGCTGCGCGAGCTGTACGTCAAACGCAACCTGATCGGCGACGACCCGCGCTTCTCGTTGTCGCTCGGCCGCCAGCGCTTCCACGACGACTACGGCATCTGGTGGGACGACAGCCTGGAGTCGCTGCGTTTCAACTACCAGGACACCTTCTCCGACGCCTTCGTCGCGGTCGGGCAGAAATTTCGCAACTACAACACCGACGTCAATGCGCTGGCCGCCAGCGAGGCACGCACGCTGTACCTCATGGGCCAGTACGCCTATCGCTGGAGCCCGAATAACCAGGCCGGCCTGCGCCTGATGCAGGAAAACGACCGCAGCGGCCACGACATCGACGACCGCTACGACTTCAAGGGCTGGCGCTACGGGCTGTTCTTCAAGGGCGACCACTTGCCACTGGCCAGTGACTACCACCTGGAGCTGGCGGCGCTGGACGGCACGATGGACAACACCGCCGGCAACGGCGTCACCAGCACGGGGCACAGCAGTCGCGGCTGGGCGGCATTGGGCGAGCTCGGCAAGCGCTTCGATACCCTGCCCTGGACGCCGCGCGTGGCCCTGCGCGGCGGCCTGACCGACAAGCCGGACAACGACAACGACGGTTTTCGCCTCAACCCGATCCAGTCCGACCGCATCACCCGCCAGGGCGCTTACAGCACGCGCCTGACCAGCGCGTTCGTCGCCCTCGACCTGCGCAACCTGAGCTACTACGGCATCGCCCTGGAAACCCGCCCCACCCCGCGCAGCGCCCTGGACCTGCGGGTCACCCAGCTCAACCTGCGCGACCCGGGCGGTGCCCTGCCGATCCGCCTGGCCGCCGATGCCCGCGCCCGGCGCCAGAGCGAACTCAACGCCGGCCTGCACGGCAAGGGCGGCAACGTCGGGCAGATGATCGACCTCAACTACTACTGGAAAATGTTCCCGGTCGCCCTCGACGGCAAGCACCTGGACGTCAACACCCTGGTCAGCGCCAGCTACCTCAACGCAGGCAGCGCGCTGGACACCGGCGACGACTACCAACTGAGCGTCGGCGTCGTGATCAGCTACTGAGGGCGGACCGACATGATCTTCGCTTCCAATGTGTTCCTGTTCCTCTACCTGCCCCTGTTCCTGGCCATCTACTACCTGGTCCGGCCGCGGTGGCGCTCGCTGGTGATCGTGGCCGCCAGCTACATTTTCTACGCCTGGTGGCGCCCGGACTTCCTGCTGCTGTTCGTCGCCATCACCGCTTGGAACTACGGTTTCGGCCTGGGCATCAAGGCGCGCCTGGACAGCGCTGACAAACGCGGGGCCTTGCGCCTGCTGTGGCTTGGCGTGGCCGGCAACCTGGCCACGCTCGGCTACTTCAAGTACGCCAATTTCGGCGCCGAGGTGCTGGCCCTGCTGCTGGCGCCGCTGGGCATCGATACCTGGACCCTGGAAAACATCTTCCTGCCGCTGGGCATCTCGTTCTATGTGTTCCATGCCCTGAGCTACATCGTCGACATCTACCGCAAGGACGCCACGCCGACCCGCAGCTTCATCGACTTCGCCGCCTTCGTCGCGCTGTTCCCGCACCTGGTGGCAGGCCCGATCCTGCGCTACAGCCAGTTGGCACCGCAACTGCGCCAGCGCAGCCACTCACTGGAGCTGTTCTCCCTGGGCGTGTGCCGCTTCATGCTCGGCTTCATCATGAAGGTGCTGATCGCCGACCGTCTGGCGCCGATCAACGCGCTATTCGTCGGCGAAGGCACGCTGCAGTTCAGCGATGCCTGGTTCGGCCTGGTGGTGTCGACGTTGCAGCTGTACTTCGATTTCGCCGGCTACAGCCATATGGCCCTGGGCCTGGCCTTGATGATGGGGTTTCGCTTCCCGGAAAACTTCAATCAACCCTACGTGTCGCAGAGCATCACCGAGTTCTGGTCGCGCTGGCACATGACCCTCGCGCATTTTCTGCGCGACTACGTGTACCTGCCGCTGGTGCGCAAGCGCGTGGCCGGCGCCCTGCCGGCGCTGGTCTGGACCATGTTGCTGTCCGGGCTGTGGCACGGCGCGAGCTTCGCCTTCATCTGCTGGGGGTTGTTCTTCGGGGTGGGGATGGTGCTGGAGCGTAAGTTCGGCCTGGCCACCAAGCTCAACACGCCTTACCGCCTGGGGCGCAACCTGCGCACGGCGCTGCTGATCACCTTCAGCATGCCGCTGTTCTTCACCATGGACCTGCGCCACAGCCTCGCCATCTACCAGGCGTTGCTGGGTTTCAACGGCCTCGGCTCGCTGGAGCTGTACGTGCTGGGGGCCTCGAAGATGGCCATGAGTTTCGCCGTGGTGGCGCTGGCCTGGCTGGTGCTGGCGGGGATCAACAACGTGCGGTTCTACGCCGGCAACCAGGACGGCTACTTCATGCGCCATGTGGGTGTGCTGCACAGCCTGTTGCTGTGGGGCGGCTTCCTGCTGGCGCTGAGCAGCCTGGCGGCCAGTTCGTTCTCGCCGTTCCTGTATTTCCAGTTCTAGGAGATCCCTGCTGGGGTGCGTCGATCAACGAATCAACTTTATGTTCTGTGGGAATCACATGTACCCAGTGATGAAATCGGCCAGCAAGGCCAACGGTGTGCTCTTCGCCCTGGTGCTGGCGGCGATGTTCGTCTATTCGCTGCCCCCTGTGGTGAGCTTCGCCCGCAACCAGACCGACGCCTGGAACCTGTTCGTCGACGGCAAGCTGTTGCGCAAGTTCGAACAGGCCTACGACAAGCGCTTCTTCCTGCGCGATCCGTCGATCGGGCTATGGGCAGACGCCCAGTTCCAACTGTTCGGCGAGGGCTCCAGCGGCGTGGTACTGGGCAGGCGCGGCTGGCTCTACACTCGCCAGGAATACCGCGTGCCCAACGACCTGGACGCCAACCTGGCCCGCCAACTGCAACAGATCACCGAGGTTGCCCAGCGCTTGGCCAGCCATGGCAAGCACCTGGTGCTGCTGCCGCTGCCGATGAAACTTGACATCTACGCCCAGCACGCCCAGCGCGCCTTCGACCCGCGGGTTTCCAGCCTCTACGCCCGCTTCGTCAGCGACCTGCAAGCCCGGCAGCTGGACGTGGTGGCACTGCGCGAGGCCTACCTGCGCAACCTGTCCGGGCCAGCGCTGTTCCTCAAGTCCGACACCCACTGGAGCCCGGACGGCGCGCGCCTGTCGGCCTACGAACTGGCCCGCCAGCGCCCGCAATTGCTGGGTGACCAGGTGTACGTGTCGCACAGGACCGGCGAGAAACAGGTCAAGGGCGACCTGATGAACTACCTGCAGTTCGACCATGCGCGCCTGGCGCCGCAGTTCGGCCCCAACCCGATCGAGCTGTACGAGACCCTCAAGGCCGAACAAGACAGTGACGCACTGTTCGCTGAGCAGACCCAGAACCTGCTGCTGGTGGGCACCAGCTACAGCAAGATCGACGACTGGAACTTCGTCGGTTTCCTCAAGGAGGCGCTCAACCGCGACCTGCTGTCCATCGCCGTGGAAGCCCGCGGGCCGTTCGAGGCGATGAACCAGTTCCTGGCCAGCGACCAGTTGCAAGACCCGCGTATCGACACGGTGGTCTGGGAGTTCCCCCTGCGCACCCTGCTCGCGCAGCGCCCCGACACAGCCCGTCACACCGCCCAACCCGGGCATTTCTGACGTTCAAAGGAGCACCTGATGAAGCCTTCAACCCTGTTCGCCGCCCTCGCCCTGACGGTCGCCAGCCACTCCACCCTGGCCGCCGAAGGCAACGCCGACCTGTATGACGCCGTGGCCCCGGCCGACTCGACATTCGTGCGCGTACTCAACCTGTCCGACGCCAACATCGAGGTGACCCTCAGCGGCAAGGTCAACCCCCAGAAGGTCGCCCCAGGGCAACTCGGTGGCTACCGCTTCGTGCCGGCGGGCGCGCACAAGATCGGCATCGGCGCCAAGGCCATCGAGGCGACTTTGGCGGCCAACGCCGCCAGCACCGTGGTGTACGACGGCAAGCAACTGGACCTGATCGCCGACCAGTACGTCAACGAGCCGAAAAAGGCCCAGGTGGCCTTCTACAACCTGACCCCGGCCCAGGCCACGCTGCGCACCGCCGATGGCAAGCATGAGGTGGTCAAGGCCCTGGCCAACCGCCAGACCGGCGCACGCATGGTCAACGAGATCAAGATCGACTTCGCCGCCTATGTGAATGACAAGGAGGTGGCCAGTTTCGACGAGCTGTTCCTGAAGAAGGGCCGCTCGTACAGCTATGTGCTGCTGCCAGGCAACCGCAGCTTGAGCCTGGCCAACAGCATCGACCCGACCGAGTGACGCAACGCCGAACGCAAGGATGACTGGCCCATGAACACCCTCCTCCCCCTCGGCCTGGCGGCCACCCTCGCGCTGCTCAGCTTGCCGGGCCAGGCGGCCGAGCCTGGCAAACCCGGCTGCGAGAACCTGCAGTGCATGGCCTGCCCGGCCCTGGCCGAACCACGGCACTATGCCGAAGGGCGCATGAAGCTGATGCGCCAGATCGTCCCCGGCAAGGAGCGTTGGCTGTTTCGCTCGATGGTCGACCTGACCAACGATTTCGGCATCCCCGCGCCCATGCGCCCGGAGTTCGCCCGGTTGATGGCCGCGTTTCACCGGCAGGGCATCCAGGTGGCCATGGCGATCCAGCCGACCCGCGGCCTGATGCACCGCGACAAGCTCCAAGCCGATCATCTGCTGGGTT
This genomic stretch from Pseudomonas entomophila harbors:
- a CDS encoding alginate O-acetyltransferase AlgF, giving the protein MKPSTLFAALALTVASHSTLAAEGNADLYDAVAPADSTFVRVLNLSDANIEVTLSGKVNPQKVAPGQLGGYRFVPAGAHKIGIGAKAIEATLAANAASTVVYDGKQLDLIADQYVNEPKKAQVAFYNLTPAQATLRTADGKHEVVKALANRQTGARMVNEIKIDFAAYVNDKEVASFDELFLKKGRSYSYVLLPGNRSLSLANSIDPTE
- a CDS encoding PilZ domain-containing protein gives rise to the protein MSTSNTPTATIVHEAIDERQYVRTRMNARVRLSTKGREPFAADLQDISLGGIGLLHEAPLTVGALYDASIQLRLNQVDLAIDAKVRIVSQRGQEVGAQFVDLDAQKRDILRYLISAYLSGEVADIDGLFNVMQRENYIKARKHQQASARTPGERLKAVAGTALYTAAGLAALGFVAYKSYLLFFRIPAVQATVAANAQVISMPDNGYVKYLLPAGATEVRAGQPLANISTQLATSFTSPADMKALADLAPGDLQALLGRASIETVINSPCDCQVWYPSQPLDGFGYKAAPMLHLLPKHEGLFVRANVPFDKLADVSRVRSVDMQVFGLDQHFSGTLVDARSDEVNRNLALTIQPDSPLPAAAYQKAVAVDLYLGLPFGSGN
- a CDS encoding alginate O-acetyltransferase, with the translated sequence MYPVMKSASKANGVLFALVLAAMFVYSLPPVVSFARNQTDAWNLFVDGKLLRKFEQAYDKRFFLRDPSIGLWADAQFQLFGEGSSGVVLGRRGWLYTRQEYRVPNDLDANLARQLQQITEVAQRLASHGKHLVLLPLPMKLDIYAQHAQRAFDPRVSSLYARFVSDLQARQLDVVALREAYLRNLSGPALFLKSDTHWSPDGARLSAYELARQRPQLLGDQVYVSHRTGEKQVKGDLMNYLQFDHARLAPQFGPNPIELYETLKAEQDSDALFAEQTQNLLLVGTSYSKIDDWNFVGFLKEALNRDLLSIAVEARGPFEAMNQFLASDQLQDPRIDTVVWEFPLRTLLAQRPDTARHTAQPGHF
- a CDS encoding SEL1-like repeat protein, which translates into the protein MNAKNTPRLLLAGLGLIWAGSACAGQSLEQIRYALYKDPAADVVADLRQLADRGDLASKQLLGDVLANSDGANRQEIVRLYQEAFADGHGQIPALASLARLLDRTARLQRSHEAWVRQALTRFPNGLDPRSTSTSLEVFLVYPQQFPGERAAELLALYEQSCLLNCRAELYRAVVAERQGERAEAERWYRKAARIDPRGVERYYRFLGERQDTAFLDFARSLEPEMAGLPVEVVHRIGALLDNIHGVFRGELEAEREQRQGSAMGPKVEPTPEQLARDKANEKLRADGIAEAQRWLDHAVARGYLPALVSKANFMISNPTEHNAEETQALIAQVRAKEPTRAKALEAAFYMVNNWLTLDPEKAQVLIDELIAARYPDAQLLLGDLYSKGGLDQPDQQRAIAVWQAQAEQGATAAWYRMATVYLRGRAICHDPVKAYTYARIALDLGETRARGLLKRLDKTLPKDDIERALAARNDLLKEAPL
- a CDS encoding alginate export family protein, whose product is MKAHHPLLGALLALAPLPTALALEEVTGPEADSSAPVRVASADEPAITSEVFNKFTVQAGYGPQDSQVGRDRETFYSLRYEPSFAWYSPEKRWARWMVYGRLWLNYDSSQSSNLANESTNNNEREQPEGWYAELRELYVKRNLIGDDPRFSLSLGRQRFHDDYGIWWDDSLESLRFNYQDTFSDAFVAVGQKFRNYNTDVNALAASEARTLYLMGQYAYRWSPNNQAGLRLMQENDRSGHDIDDRYDFKGWRYGLFFKGDHLPLASDYHLELAALDGTMDNTAGNGVTSTGHSSRGWAALGELGKRFDTLPWTPRVALRGGLTDKPDNDNDGFRLNPIQSDRITRQGAYSTRLTSAFVALDLRNLSYYGIALETRPTPRSALDLRVTQLNLRDPGGALPIRLAADARARRQSELNAGLHGKGGNVGQMIDLNYYWKMFPVALDGKHLDVNTLVSASYLNAGSALDTGDDYQLSVGVVISY
- a CDS encoding MBOAT family O-acyltransferase encodes the protein MIFASNVFLFLYLPLFLAIYYLVRPRWRSLVIVAASYIFYAWWRPDFLLLFVAITAWNYGFGLGIKARLDSADKRGALRLLWLGVAGNLATLGYFKYANFGAEVLALLLAPLGIDTWTLENIFLPLGISFYVFHALSYIVDIYRKDATPTRSFIDFAAFVALFPHLVAGPILRYSQLAPQLRQRSHSLELFSLGVCRFMLGFIMKVLIADRLAPINALFVGEGTLQFSDAWFGLVVSTLQLYFDFAGYSHMALGLALMMGFRFPENFNQPYVSQSITEFWSRWHMTLAHFLRDYVYLPLVRKRVAGALPALVWTMLLSGLWHGASFAFICWGLFFGVGMVLERKFGLATKLNTPYRLGRNLRTALLITFSMPLFFTMDLRHSLAIYQALLGFNGLGSLELYVLGASKMAMSFAVVALAWLVLAGINNVRFYAGNQDGYFMRHVGVLHSLLLWGGFLLALSSLAASSFSPFLYFQF